The window ACCGGATGTTTACGAAATTTTTCGGCCACAAATTGAATTCCGGCGCCACAAGCCAGGGAGAGAATGGCCGGATACTGATCGGCATATTCCCGCATCGGCTCCAGATACTCTGGGTCACATTGCCGTTCCAAAGTCACTTCTTTAATTTCCAAAGACCTCCCCTGGGTCTGGCGGGCCAGGCGAAGGGCGGAAGAGAGGATGCCTACTTCTTTTTCCCCACCGGCGGAACAAACGGTTACGCATCCCTTACATCCGGCCACGATAATCTTATCGTAAGCATCGATCATGGCCAGAATTTCCTTTATGGGTTTTCCTCCGGCAATAATCATCCCTTACTCCTTATTAAAACGCAAAGAGCATAGCGCATGGCGTTTAGTTAGTGTTATCAGTTATCACTATTAGCTCTTTGCGCTTTGCTCTCTGCTCCGAGCTCTTAGCCCTTTTTTTTCTATGCTCTATGCTCTTTGTGCTCTGCGCTATGCGCCATGCTCTTTGCTCTTTTTATGGGGCTAGGGCCCAACTGGCGGATCCGTTCGGTCACCTCCCGTGCCACCTCGGCAAAACGTGGACCCATGGCCGCAGACATGTTATACATTTCCAGCCGCTCCCCTCCAATTCCGGCATCCTCCAAAATGCGCTTGGCCAAGGCCACCCGCTTCTTGGCCCGGAAATTTCCCTTGAGATAATGGCAATCCCCCTCCAGGCAACCGGCAACATAAACTCCATCCGCACCTTTTTCGAAGGCCTCCAGGAGAAAACGAATATCGACCTTGCCCGTACAGGGAATCCGCACAATGCGAATGTTCGGGGGATACTGTAAACGCATGGTCCCGGCCAGATCTGCCGCCGTATAGGCGCAAAAGTGGCAGCAGAAGGCGACAATGGTTGGTTCAAAGTTATTCATCAGGCTGCCTCTTCCTTCTGAACCAGGGGTAAGAAGTCAAACAAGACATCACATTTGGCCATGATCTGTTCGTCGGTAAAATGTTGCAGGGTAATCGCTTTCCCCGGGCACTCCGAGCCACAGATGCCGCACCCATGACACATGGCCATTTCGATCTCCGCCACCCCATCGGCGTTGATCACCGGGACGTTGTAAGGGCAAACCCGCACACAGGTCAGACAGGCCGCGCATTTTTCCGGGTTCACCACTGAAACCACTCCACCGACCTGGATCTGGTCTTTGGCCAGGATCGTGCAGGCGCGGGCGACAGCGGCAGCGGCCTGAGATAGGCTCTCATCAATCATCTTCGGGGAATGGGCCACCCCACAAAGATAAATCCCTTCCGAAGCAAAGTCCACCGGCCGCAGTTTCATGTGGGCCTCCAGGAAGAAACCGTCGGCTGTGCGGGGTACCTTCAGCATGCTGGCCAGTTCTGAAGTGTCCGCAGGGACCGTGGCGGCGGACAAAACCAAAAGGTCTGGGTAGAAGGAGATGTCTTCCCGGAGGACTGGATTGTACAGATCAACGGTCAGTTTCCCATCCTGGCTGCGGACTTCTGGCTTGCGGTCTTCTTCGTACCGCAAAAAGCGCACTCCGGCCTTGCGCGCCCGGGCATAATATTCTTCTAAAAGGCTGTACATGCGCATATCCCGATAGAGGATGCTCACCCGCGCTTGGGGGTTTAAAGCTTTAAGGGTCAAAGCATTCTTCACCGCCTCGGCACAGCACACTCGGCTGCAATAGGGGCGTTCCTCATTACGGGAACCGACGCACTGGATCATGACGACTTCTTTCAGCCCCTCAACCTGTTTTTTGTCCGCCGCGAGGAAATCTTCCAGCTCCAGTTGCGTGAGAACCCTTTTATTTTCCCCGTAGAAGTATTCCTTGGGCTTAAGCTCTTCACCTCCGGTGGCAATAATCGTTACTCCGTGTTCGACCTCGCGGGTAAACATTCTCGGCCCGACCATCAAGCTGGTCTTAAAATTGCCCACGTACCCGGAGAAATCCGTTACCACTGCGTTGGTGAACACTTGGATGCGGGGATGCTTGGTCACCCGGGTTTTTAGCTCTTCCAGGTATCCGGGGATCTCTTTCCCATCCAAGGTGTGTCGCAAGTGACGTAGGTTCCCTCCGAGTTCTTCTTCTTTTTCCACCAGGATGGCCTCAAACCCTTGTTCGGCCAACCCCAGCGCAGCCGTCATTCCGGACAGTCCTCCGCCGATAATCAGCCCCCTTTTGATTACCCCCTTGTTTACCTCTTCCAGGGGGCGGATTAACCGGGCATTGGCCACGGCCATACGTACCAGGTCGCGGGCCTTGGATGTGGCTTCTTCCTTCTGATTCATATGGACCCAGGAACACTGATCCCGAATGTTGGCCATCTCAAAAAGGTAGCGGTTAAGCCCGGCCTCGCGGATCGTTTCCTGGAAGAGAGGCTCATGGGTGCGCGGCGAGCAGGAAGCCACCACCACCCGGTTCAATTGGTGTTCTTCGATGGCCTTTTTGATCTTTTCTTGGGTATCTTGGGAGCAGGTATAAAGGTTTTCGTCCGCAAAGACTACGTTCCCCAGAGACCCGGCGTACTCTTTTATGCTGGGGACATCGACTACGCCGCCGATATTATTCCCGCAACGGCAGACGAAGACACCGATGCGCGGAGCCTCTTCTTGCACGTCTTTCTGCTCGGGATACTCCTTGCGGGAGACCATCGTTCCCCGAACTTCGGCAAGAATTTCCGAAGCTGCCGCGGCTGCCCCGCTGGCTTGAGCGACCGTTTCGGGAATATCCTTCGGCCCCTGAAAAACACCACAAACATACACCCCTGGCCGGGATGTGGCCAGTGGTGCCAAGACATCGGTTTTCGCAAACCCATAGTCGTCGAGTTCGATCCCCAGATTCTTCCCTAATTCCCGGGTAGAAGCCGAGGGGGTCATGCCCACGGAGAGGACCACCAGGTCGAACTCCTCCTCCCGAATCTCGCCCGCGTCGTCCAGGTAGGTGATGAAAAGATTTTTGGACCGGGGATCTTCCACTACCCGGGAAATCGCGCAGCGTACATAGCGCACCCCATATTCATTTTTTGCCCGTTCGTAGTAGGCGTCGAATCCTTTCCCATAGGCGCGCATATCGATGAAAAAGATCGTTGGCTGGATCTCTTTTTCGTGTTCCTTGGCAATGATCGCTTCTTTGGTGGCGTACATGCAACAGACCGCTGAACAGTACGGATGGTTCTGGTCCCGGCTCCCTACACATTGCAAAAAGGCGATCTTGTGCGGCACTTTGCCGTCCGAAGGACGGTTGACGTGGCCCATCGTTGGCCCGGACGCTGAAAGTAAACGTTCAAATTGGAGGGCATTCATCACGTTGGGATAGCGCCCCAGCCCATACTCTTGGGACAGGCGGGCGTTATATATTTCATAGCCTGGCGCCAGGATGACCGAACCTACATTGACTTCTTCCTGCCGTTCCACCATCTCATGGTTGATGGCGGATAGGCCGCACTTGTAATAGCAGCAGAGGCATTCCGAGCATATGCCACAGGCCAGGCAGCGAGCGGCTTCGGCTTTGGCCTCTTCTTCCGTGTACCCCAGGGTCACTTCCTCGAAGGAGCGGGAGCGCCGCTCGGGTTCCCGAGATTGCATGCCCACCCGGGGGGCCACCTGGATCTCGCCCGCGGCAACTTTTTCTTGCACTTCCTCCTTGTTCATCTTCACCACGGGCAATTCGGGGGCAAGGGGTGGTTCCAGTTCTTCTCCCCGAAGA is drawn from Deltaproteobacteria bacterium and contains these coding sequences:
- a CDS encoding FAD-dependent oxidoreductase, which translates into the protein MAEREDRPTKKISKTGAVMVVGGGVGGMQAALDLANSGFKVYLVEESTAIGGRMAQLDKTFPTNDCSMCTISPKLVETGRHLNIALMTDTEVLKVDGEAGAFTVTVRRKPRYIDVSKCTGCSECAQVCPVITLSRFDEGMAQQRAAYKLYPQAVPNAFAIEKKGVAPCRDACPAAQRAQGYIALIREGRYEDAMRVIKEDNPFPGICGRICNHRCEDACNRGLVDEPISIATLKRFVTDQVYSQPYLPPDPLPYQYEERVAIIGAGPCGLTAAKDLRKRGYPVTIFEALPIAGGMLRVGVPDYRLPPLIVDREVREIIDLGIDLRLNSPVTDLDAVLNQGFKALLIAVGAHEGRKLPIPGTDLPEILINTQFLRDVSLMNLGIRNHPHPNPPPSEGEGKGGGLQSAIRNRHVLVLGGGNVAMDCARTAVRLGAAKVEMACLESREKIPAHPDEVREAEEEGITIYDSRSFKRILDKDGHVAGVEAVNVTFMEFDSEGRLTLETQEGSEHILPCEVVIFAIGQRAGLAFIPESAGVGITRQSTIAVNPNTLAATRPGVFAGGDATTGTAYVIEAVATGHKAAASIHRYLRGEELEPPLAPELPVVKMNKEEVQEKVAAGEIQVAPRVGMQSREPERRSRSFEEVTLGYTEEEAKAEAARCLACGICSECLCCYYKCGLSAINHEMVERQEEVNVGSVILAPGYEIYNARLSQEYGLGRYPNVMNALQFERLLSASGPTMGHVNRPSDGKVPHKIAFLQCVGSRDQNHPYCSAVCCMYATKEAIIAKEHEKEIQPTIFFIDMRAYGKGFDAYYERAKNEYGVRYVRCAISRVVEDPRSKNLFITYLDDAGEIREEEFDLVVLSVGMTPSASTRELGKNLGIELDDYGFAKTDVLAPLATSRPGVYVCGVFQGPKDIPETVAQASGAAAAASEILAEVRGTMVSRKEYPEQKDVQEEAPRIGVFVCRCGNNIGGVVDVPSIKEYAGSLGNVVFADENLYTCSQDTQEKIKKAIEEHQLNRVVVASCSPRTHEPLFQETIREAGLNRYLFEMANIRDQCSWVHMNQKEEATSKARDLVRMAVANARLIRPLEEVNKGVIKRGLIIGGGLSGMTAALGLAEQGFEAILVEKEEELGGNLRHLRHTLDGKEIPGYLEELKTRVTKHPRIQVFTNAVVTDFSGYVGNFKTSLMVGPRMFTREVEHGVTIIATGGEELKPKEYFYGENKRVLTQLELEDFLAADKKQVEGLKEVVMIQCVGSRNEERPYCSRVCCAEAVKNALTLKALNPQARVSILYRDMRMYSLLEEYYARARKAGVRFLRYEEDRKPEVRSQDGKLTVDLYNPVLREDISFYPDLLVLSAATVPADTSELASMLKVPRTADGFFLEAHMKLRPVDFASEGIYLCGVAHSPKMIDESLSQAAAAVARACTILAKDQIQVGGVVSVVNPEKCAACLTCVRVCPYNVPVINADGVAEIEMAMCHGCGICGSECPGKAITLQHFTDEQIMAKCDVLFDFLPLVQKEEAA
- a CDS encoding hydrogenase iron-sulfur subunit, with product MNNFEPTIVAFCCHFCAYTAADLAGTMRLQYPPNIRIVRIPCTGKVDIRFLLEAFEKGADGVYVAGCLEGDCHYLKGNFRAKKRVALAKRILEDAGIGGERLEMYNMSAAMGPRFAEVAREVTERIRQLGPSPIKRAKSMAHSAEHKEHRA